From Aliamphritea hakodatensis:
TGAATCCCATGAGAGAGACCAGGCTGAACTGCAGGGTAAACACAGTGGCTTTGTTATGGGTGAGCGCTGCTTTATCCATGATGATGGTTGCGAGGATGACCAGTATTGCCGGGAACGCCAGATAGTAGGCGGTGATTGCCATATAGACCGTCAGTTTGTCGACAGACCCTAAGGTCACCGGCACCAAAAATATCAGCCCGCAGGCCTGTATGAAGGTGATGGTAAGCAGAGCGTTTGCCCGGCCCAGCGCCGTCATCAGCGGGGTGGCCAGTAATGCTGACAGGAACCCCACCACCGAACCGTAGACTTTTATGGCAAAGCCGATGTCTGCCAGTGCCCAGCCGCTGTCGACCAGCAGGGCATTGAGAATGGCTGTGCCGTTGCTGAAACCGATCGGGAAGAAGACCAATAGCAGCATCCAGATTCGGTTTTGCCTGACAAAGGTACGTATTTCCCGCCACATGCCGGGTTTCATCCGATGAGAATCTGCCGCCGTTGCTGTTGTGTCTTCCGGCTCGCGGAAACAGATAATCTGCAGCAGAGAAATCAGCGTCAGCCCTGCCAGTAAAAGCAGGGAGCCCTGCCATTGCAGCCAGGGGTAAAAAATCAGTAGCAGCCCCCCACCAATGATGTTGCCCAGCAGGTTTCCGGAAAACTGCACACTGCTGGCAAACTTACGCTGTTCGTGGTTGAACAGCTTGCAGGATAAGCCGTCTACGGAGACATCCTGAACACCGGTGGCCAGTACATACCCTGTGAATACCAGCACGACCCAGTAAAAGTGTGTCTGCAGGTTCAGGGTGCTGGTAATGATCAGTAAGGCGGTCATCGCAGTCATGGCGAGAATCAGCCAGCTGCGGTATTTGCCGTTAAAACATCCGCGGTATTTATCGATCACCGGCGCATACAGAATTTTAAATACCAGTGGCGTGGCAGCCAGATTCAGCAACGACAGTTTATCCAGTTCGACGCCCTGTTTGCGCAGAATAGAAAACGCCGCCGACATAATGAATGCGAGTGCAACGTACTGGGTAATATAAATACTGGCCAGCATTGACCAGAGCGAAAGTGTTTTTTTCATAGTGTCCGTTTAACACGCCGCTGCCGGTTGTCAGGCTGGGCTGCTGCTTACAAAGAAAGGCTTTCAGCAATGCCTTGCTGAAAGCCTTTCGGGTTGATGCTGCTGTCTGATCAGAAGTTGTATTCAATGCCGGCGGTTATGGTGCGCGGATTCTGAATGGTGGCGCTGTTACTGGTCAGGCTGGTGTTGATCAGGAC
This genomic window contains:
- a CDS encoding MFS transporter: MKKTLSLWSMLASIYITQYVALAFIMSAAFSILRKQGVELDKLSLLNLAATPLVFKILYAPVIDKYRGCFNGKYRSWLILAMTAMTALLIITSTLNLQTHFYWVVLVFTGYVLATGVQDVSVDGLSCKLFNHEQRKFASSVQFSGNLLGNIIGGGLLLIFYPWLQWQGSLLLLAGLTLISLLQIICFREPEDTTATAADSHRMKPGMWREIRTFVRQNRIWMLLLVFFPIGFSNGTAILNALLVDSGWALADIGFAIKVYGSVVGFLSALLATPLMTALGRANALLTITFIQACGLIFLVPVTLGSVDKLTVYMAITAYYLAFPAILVILATIIMDKAALTHNKATVFTLQFSLVSLMGFIYSALSMNLADHWGYSSVAIASVILTYAAALSAHCIFRRQSGASLSPASNTAGSDAERLIQHNP